One window from the genome of Osmerus mordax isolate fOsmMor3 chromosome 19, fOsmMor3.pri, whole genome shotgun sequence encodes:
- the LOC136963336 gene encoding uncharacterized protein — protein sequence MSSLVSCLVRVSSPHGKHRSAMLSRMFLLLSCLALLAPGRCTIEVSSNRSAEGTMSATTDRSTLSSAQTPKSPSDPTPNDPTPSSPSSGLSTSTSGRGILLTSSPPSSTHRRLNTPTRTSSTQTPANPSSSPDTDCLFRRKHGSILVMSAGALVGLCTVLMVVSVVMWCQLCHLRRQVASQGQGGRVVRSNVDLVNSCSLGGTARRKEQASETSLLMKEVRHTEEEFRLTLEGAEEEEDQEKEDQEKNQEKNQEKNQKENQKENQKEKGGDEASRPEGPGGSEGNSTSPPAGQGAPIATETTATPGDVVA from the exons atgaGCTCTTTAGTATCCTGTCTCGTCCGGGTTTCATCTCCACACGGGAAACACAG aaGTGCGATGCTGTCCAGGATGTTTCTCCTGCTGTCCTGCCTGGCCCTGCTGGCTCCAGGGAGGTGTACCATCGAGGTCAGCTCTAACAGATCTGCTGAAGGGACCATGAGTGCAACGACAGACCGCTCAACACTTTCCTCGGCCCAAACACCCAAATCTCCATCAGATCCAACACCCAACGATCCAacaccatcatctccatcatcaggtctctctacctccacctcagGAAGAGGCATCTTGCTGACCAGCTCCCCACCAAGCAGCACTCATAGAAGGCTCAACACACCCACCAggacctcctccacccagacccccgccaaccccagctccagccccgacACTGATTGTCTGTTCCGCAGGAAGCACGGCAGCATCCTGGTGATGTCGGCGGGGGCACTGGTGGGGCTCTGCACGGTGCTGATGGTGGTTTCCGTGGTGATGTGGTGCCAGCTGTGCCACCTGAGGCGCCAGGTGGCGAGCCAGGGCCAGGGGGGGCGGGTGGTCCGCAGCAACGTGGACCTGGTGAACAGCTGCTCCCTGGGGGGCACCGCCCGCAGGAAGGAGCAGGCCTCAGAGACCAGCCTGCTGATGAAGGAGGTCAGACACACCGAGGAGGAGTTCAGGCTCACcctggagggggcagaggaggaggaggaccaagAAAAGGAGGACCAGGAGAAGAACCAGGAGAAGAACCAGGAGAAGAACCAGAAGGAGAACCAGAAGGAGAAccagaaggagaagggaggagacgaGGCCAGCAGGCCAGAGGGACCCGGAGGTTCTGAGGGGAACTCAACATCACCACCTGCCGGCCAGGGCGCACCCATCGCCACGGAGACCACTGCAACCCCCGGCGACGTGGTGGCGTGA